Within Bacillus sp. FJAT-45350, the genomic segment ATACTAACCCACGTAAAAATTAAATAAGTAAAATGCGTAGCATCATTTCTTAAAAACAATAAGTGAAGCCACTACTTCCTTTGAGCCTAACAGCAATTACTTTTTGCTGTTAGGCGTGTAGTGCGCGGATCCGTTTTCCCTTTTAAACTTATCTTCACGCCAAAGTCAAATCTCCTACTCTAATCCTTCAAACCCCTGTTGACGTATTGCCTCATAAATTACAATTGCAGCTGTATTTGATAAATTTAAAGAACGAACTTTATCAGTTTGTGGGATCTTTAAGCAAAAATCCTTTCTTTCCTCAAGTATCTCATTCGGTAATCCTGTCGTTTCCCTACCAAATATAAAGAAAATTTCCTTGTCCTTATCACTATAATCAAAGTCACTATAATACTTTGTCCCAACTGTTTCAATAAAGTAAAAGAT encodes:
- the trmL gene encoding tRNA (uridine(34)/cytosine(34)/5-carboxymethylaminomethyluridine(34)-2'-O)-methyltransferase TrmL, whose product is MGLHIVLYQPEIPANTGNIARTCVGTNTQLHLIRPLGFSTDDKMLKRAGCDYWPDVKIHYYDSMDELFSTYKKGIFYFIETVGTKYYSDFDYSDKDKEIFFIFGRETTGLPNEILEERKDFCLKIPQTDKVRSLNLSNTAAIVIYEAIRQQGFEGLE